A section of the Spirosoma pollinicola genome encodes:
- a CDS encoding DUF4468 domain-containing protein, translating into MEFYQLVKLVFQSVDQCWPHWLKLMAIAWLIQGPVHLYAQAQSPRSFIYQLVPIDGESGDIVYTAVVLVRGASRTQLYNRAQHFMAHTLHTGSLSPMDHGAKHHINRCGIITLQHALVGSSTPQDYRVTIEVRVKAGRYRYRLSQFRAQPDSVGLGLPIRELYQCDQKTYDYGTSTAQLLRAWNRSVKAYLSQLHKYMSDSQEAEYYKPL; encoded by the coding sequence ATGGAGTTTTACCAGTTAGTCAAACTTGTCTTCCAATCCGTTGACCAATGCTGGCCCCATTGGCTCAAACTCATGGCCATTGCCTGGCTGATTCAGGGACCAGTTCATCTCTATGCCCAGGCTCAATCCCCCCGGTCCTTCATCTACCAACTGGTGCCCATCGATGGCGAGTCGGGTGATATCGTTTACACGGCTGTTGTGTTAGTAAGGGGAGCGTCTAGAACGCAATTGTATAATCGAGCCCAACACTTTATGGCCCATACGCTACATACAGGCTCGCTTTCGCCTATGGATCATGGCGCAAAACACCACATTAACCGATGCGGCATCATTACCTTACAGCATGCCCTAGTAGGCTCCAGTACACCTCAAGACTACCGGGTCACCATTGAGGTAAGGGTCAAAGCAGGCCGGTATCGCTATCGATTAAGTCAGTTCCGAGCCCAGCCTGATTCAGTTGGATTAGGCCTGCCGATTCGTGAATTGTATCAGTGTGACCAAAAGACGTATGACTATGGTACATCGACAGCTCAACTATTGCGAGCGTGGAATCGCAGTGTAAAGGCTTACTTAAGCCAACTTCATAAATATATGAGTGATAGCCAGGAGGCTGAATACTATAAACCTTTGTAA
- a CDS encoding M23 family metallopeptidase encodes MKLVRVITLIGVYLSLTVAQAQTKKTSSGLPPKSVSVAQGQVARWAGNCLRCSLEKRAWAAVNGTCYYPVDMDMKPGHYTISRRTTGGKLETATLKVAAKECIQEDLANFPKKEYVTISTTNQARATKEASLVNPLIRFQAKERPAVFDLPVGKPAHNLPQGEGNFGACRTLNGQPRDRHTGQDYPVGVGKPVLSVGNGRVLLAANQFYSGNAVYIDHGNGLISEYFHLKSFSVKPNQTVTKGQSIGLVGETGRVTGPHLHVGVRWHGACINPGFLLIDPSDMPGVN; translated from the coding sequence ATGAAACTAGTACGAGTAATAACGCTGATTGGTGTTTACCTCAGCTTGACAGTGGCTCAAGCACAGACGAAGAAAACGTCTTCAGGTCTACCCCCTAAGTCGGTCAGTGTAGCCCAAGGCCAGGTCGCTCGTTGGGCGGGCAACTGTCTACGCTGTAGTTTGGAAAAACGGGCTTGGGCCGCCGTTAACGGCACCTGTTACTATCCCGTGGATATGGATATGAAGCCAGGCCATTATACCATCTCCCGGCGTACAACGGGCGGAAAGTTAGAAACGGCTACTCTCAAGGTAGCGGCCAAAGAGTGCATCCAGGAAGATCTTGCTAACTTTCCCAAGAAGGAATATGTTACTATATCGACGACAAATCAGGCTCGTGCCACCAAGGAAGCATCGCTAGTCAATCCCCTCATCCGCTTTCAAGCCAAGGAGCGCCCAGCGGTTTTCGACCTGCCCGTTGGCAAGCCTGCCCATAACCTGCCCCAGGGAGAGGGCAACTTTGGGGCTTGCCGGACATTAAACGGTCAGCCTCGCGATCGGCATACGGGTCAGGACTACCCCGTGGGGGTGGGTAAGCCTGTCTTAAGCGTGGGGAATGGTCGGGTATTGCTGGCAGCCAATCAGTTTTATAGTGGCAATGCAGTCTATATTGACCATGGCAATGGGTTGATATCAGAGTATTTTCATTTAAAGAGCTTTTCGGTAAAGCCCAATCAAACCGTTACCAAAGGACAATCGATTGGGTTGGTTGGCGAGACGGGCCGAGTAACGGGTCCTCACTTGCATGTTGGGGTGCGCTGGCATGGGGCTTGCATCAATCCGGGTTTCTTACTGATTGATCCTTCTGACATGCCTGGGGTGAACTAA
- a CDS encoding recombinase family protein: MAKKSTLPVARAELTRYVAYYRVSTKAQGESGLGLEAQRAAVAGFVKGRVLAEFTEVESGKNNQRLQLAAAIDRAKKERAVLVIAKLDRLSRNASFIFTLRDSDVNFQCVDIPDANTLTIGIFATLAQHERELISSRTKSALAAKIAQGARLGKPENLTAQGQQKGGETTRRNALANPDNRRASSVAEMMHKAGKTYAQIAEHLNRTGFQTVRGGTFQATQVMRLIKRHGATTID, from the coding sequence ATGGCTAAGAAATCAACCTTACCGGTGGCAAGGGCGGAATTGACCCGGTATGTCGCCTACTACCGGGTATCCACCAAGGCGCAGGGTGAATCTGGTTTAGGATTAGAGGCGCAACGGGCGGCGGTCGCCGGATTCGTAAAAGGGAGGGTACTCGCCGAGTTTACGGAAGTAGAGTCGGGAAAGAATAATCAACGCCTTCAACTAGCAGCGGCTATTGATCGGGCAAAGAAAGAGCGTGCTGTTCTGGTCATTGCCAAACTTGACCGTCTGAGTCGTAACGCATCGTTCATATTTACCCTGCGGGATTCGGACGTAAACTTTCAGTGTGTCGATATACCCGATGCCAACACCCTAACTATTGGTATTTTTGCGACACTGGCTCAGCACGAACGGGAATTGATCAGCTCGCGCACCAAGTCGGCTTTAGCCGCTAAAATTGCTCAAGGGGCCAGGCTTGGTAAGCCCGAGAATCTCACGGCCCAGGGCCAGCAGAAAGGCGGCGAAACGACCCGGCGCAACGCGCTGGCCAACCCGGATAACCGACGGGCGTCATCGGTTGCCGAGATGATGCATAAGGCCGGAAAGACCTATGCTCAAATTGCCGAACATCTCAACCGTACGGGTTTTCAAACCGTCAGGGGTGGCACCTTCCAGGCCACTCAGGTCATGCGCTTAATTAAACGACACGGGGCGACAACCATCGACTAA